In a single window of the Rhodamnia argentea isolate NSW1041297 chromosome 2, ASM2092103v1, whole genome shotgun sequence genome:
- the LOC115733525 gene encoding glutamine synthetase nodule isozyme-like: MSLLSDLINLNLSDCTNKIIAEYIWIGGSGMDMRSKARTLSGPVNDPSKLPKWNYDGSSTKQAPGEDSEVILYPQAIFKDPFRGGNNIFVMCDAYTPGGEPIPTNKRCAAAKIFSHPAVDAEEPWYGLEQEYTLLQKDVKWPLGWPVGGFPGPQGPYYCGVGADKAFGRDIVDAHYKACLYAGVNVSGINGEVMPGQWEFQVGPSVGISAADELWIARYILERITEIAGVVLSFDPKPIQGDWNGAGAHTNYSTKSTRSDGGYEVIKKAIEKLGRRHMEHIAAYGEGNERRLTGRHETADINTFKWGVADRGASIRVGRDTEKAGKGYFEDRRPASNMDPYVVTSMIAETTILWKP; the protein is encoded by the exons ATGTCGCTGCTCTCGGATCTCATCAACCTCAACCTCTCCGACTGCACCAACAAGATCATCGCCGAGTACATATG GATTGGGGGATCCGGGATGGACATGAGGAGCAAAGCAAGG ACTCTCTCTGGTCCTGTTAATGATCCTTCAAAGCTTCCTAAGTGGAACTATGATGGTTCCAGCACAAAGCAGGCTCCTGGAGAGGACAGTGAAGTGattttata TCCTCAAGCAATTTTCAAGGATCCTTTCAGAGGGGGCAACAACATTTTT GTAATGTGTGATGCCTACACTCCTGGGGGAGAACCAATTCCCACAAATAAGAGGTGTGCTGCTGCCAAGATCTTCAGCCACCCTGCTGTTGATGCCGAAGAGCCCTG GTATGGACTTGAGCAAGAATACACCCTATTGCAGAAGGATGTTAAATGGCCTCTAGGGTGGCCTGTTGGTGGCTTTCCTGGTCCCCAG GGACCCTACTACTGTGGTGTTGGCGCTGATAAAGCATTTGGCAGAGATATCGTAGACGCTCATTATAAGGCTTGCTTGTATGCTGGCGTTAACGTGAGTGGTATAAACGGCGAAGTGATGCCTGGCCAG TGGGAATTTCAAGTTGGTCCATCCGTGGGAATTTCAGCTGCAGATGAATTGTGGATCGCCCGTTACATTTTGGAG AGGATAACGGAGATAGCTGGAGTGGTCCTTTCCTTCGACCCCAAGCCTATTCAG GGTGATTGGAATGGAGCAGGTGCTCACACTAACTACAG TACCAAGTCCACGAGAAGCGATGGAGGATATGAGGTCATTAAGAAAGCAATTGAGAAGCTTGGACGGAGGCACATGGAGCACATTGCGGCATATGGTGAAGGCAATGAGCGCCGTCTCACTGGCCGTCACGAGACAGCTGATATCAACACTTTCAAATGG GGAGTTGCTGACCGTGGTGCATCCATTCGAGTTGGCCGAGACACGGAGAAAGCtggaaaaggctattttgaggACAGAAGGCCTGCTTCCAACATGGACCCGTATGTGGTCACTTCCATGATTGCGGAGACCACCATCCTGTGGAAGCCATGA